One region of Streptomyces capillispiralis genomic DNA includes:
- a CDS encoding SDR family oxidoreductase, producing the protein MSRVSLEGKVAVVTGAARGVGELLARKLSARGVKVALVGLEPDALKDVSARLHSESDHWYADVTDHEAMARVAGEVKERFGRVDIVVANAGVAAGGPFAESDPESWRRVIEVNLIGSAVTARAFLPLLAESRGYLLQIASLAAITPAPMMTAYCASKSGVEAYAHSLRAEVGHRGVKVGVGYLSWTDTDMVRGADQDDVMRELRRRLPWPSNKTYPLGPAVDRLVAGIERRASHVYGQWWLRGMQGVRGYLPALIGTVGQREVRRFADRLGGVRTGLVGAGGNADEQHRATVRD; encoded by the coding sequence ATGAGCAGGGTCAGTCTCGAAGGCAAGGTCGCCGTCGTCACCGGAGCGGCGCGCGGCGTCGGGGAGTTGCTGGCCCGCAAGCTCTCCGCGCGCGGGGTGAAGGTGGCGCTCGTCGGCCTGGAACCGGACGCGCTGAAGGACGTCTCCGCGCGGCTGCACAGCGAGAGCGACCACTGGTACGCCGACGTCACCGACCACGAGGCGATGGCCCGGGTCGCCGGAGAGGTCAAGGAGCGGTTCGGGCGCGTCGACATCGTCGTCGCCAACGCCGGTGTCGCGGCGGGCGGCCCGTTCGCCGAGTCCGACCCGGAGTCCTGGCGGCGGGTGATCGAGGTCAACCTGATCGGATCGGCGGTCACCGCGCGGGCGTTCCTGCCGCTGCTCGCCGAGAGCCGCGGCTACCTGCTGCAGATCGCCTCGCTCGCCGCGATCACCCCGGCGCCGATGATGACGGCGTACTGCGCCTCCAAGTCCGGGGTGGAGGCGTACGCGCACAGCCTGCGGGCCGAGGTCGGGCACCGGGGTGTGAAGGTCGGCGTCGGCTATCTGTCGTGGACCGACACCGACATGGTGCGCGGCGCCGACCAGGACGACGTGATGCGGGAGTTGCGCCGGCGGCTGCCGTGGCCGTCCAACAAGACCTACCCCCTCGGGCCCGCCGTGGACCGGCTGGTGGCCGGGATCGAGCGGCGCGCGAGCCATGTGTACGGGCAGTGGTGGCTGCGCGGGATGCAGGGCGTGCGCGGGTATCTCCCCGCGCTCATCGGGACGGTGGGGCAGCGGGAGGTGCGGCGGTTCGCGGACCGGCTCGGCGGCGTGCGCACGGGCCTGGTCGGAGCGGGCGGAAACGCCGACGAACAGCACCGCGCCACTGTGCGTGACTGA
- a CDS encoding S41 family peptidase — protein sequence MSYLRLPHLKDDLLCFVAEDDLWLAPLDGPGRAWRLTADRTKLGHPRFSPDGRHIAYTSWRALDPEVHLVPVDGGPGGRLTHWGNSDTRVCGWAPPDGDGDAEILAVTSHGEPFSHFTWAYKLACDGSPGRKLPWGPVSDIQVADIAGERRSLLLTGTPPHEPASWKRYRGGATGRLWLHGQRLLEGLGGHLHSPMFVAGRIAFLSDHEGVGNLYSCAYDASGLRRHTDHDAFYARHAATDGTRVVYQCAGDLWLVDDLSPGAVPRRLDVTLGGPRTGRRRYQVPAAQHLDGLTVDETGRASAVVVRGSLYWLTHRDGPARTLTDTPGVRVRLPEMLGAGEQVAYVTDAEGDDAVEIASLPRATGQRPPRRLAAGKLGRVLEMVADPDGERLAVAAHDGRLLLLGTDEEADGEVTELIRSVNGPVRDLAFSPDGAWLTWSHPGIGRSLRQIKLARIKDRLVIDVTNGRFEDENPVFTRDGRYLAFLSWRGFDPVYDVHTGDLSFPLGCRPYLVPLSSATPSPFALNPEGRPAAGGLDPVEREEAEEGGEGGAVTVEAEGLESRVTPFPVTASKYSGLYPVAGCGLVWLRWPISGALGETFANPADTSGRPTLEHFTISKAKKSELVENLDFFAVSGDGTRLVVVDEGELRAVPATEPGDSDSTVWIDARRILHEADPAAEWRQAYAEAGRLIRAHFWEPGMGGIDWDAVLEQYRPLVERVASPDEFADLLREVLGELGTSHAYVTAARRNEGPPHYQRRQGLLGANLVRREEGWTVRRILPGDSSDSRARSPLAGTGIREGAVLTHVDGRPVDPVTGPYPLLAGAGGTTVELTFRPPVAPHRPSADGPSGSLDSGGTGPPRRVAVVPLVDETPLRYQDWVAKRRAVVRELSGGRCGYLHIPDMGGSGWAQFNRDLRMEMSRPALIVDVRGNAGGHISELVVEKLTRTIIGWDLTRDAQPVSYASNAPRGPVVALADEATSSDGDMITAAFRLLRLGPVVGQRTWGGVVGMTGRHRLGDGTVITVPMNAAWFDVYGWSVENQGVAPDVEALRTPLDWAEGRYAQLDDAVRLALELLETNPPARPPTYRDVPDRSRPSLPPRT from the coding sequence GTGAGCTATCTGCGTCTGCCGCACCTCAAGGACGACCTGCTGTGCTTCGTGGCCGAGGACGACCTCTGGCTCGCCCCGCTCGACGGCCCGGGCCGCGCCTGGCGGCTCACCGCAGACCGCACCAAACTCGGCCACCCCCGCTTCTCCCCCGACGGCCGCCACATCGCGTACACGAGCTGGCGCGCCCTCGACCCGGAGGTCCACCTCGTCCCGGTGGACGGCGGTCCGGGCGGGCGCCTCACCCACTGGGGGAACTCCGACACCCGGGTCTGCGGCTGGGCGCCCCCCGACGGGGACGGCGACGCCGAGATCCTCGCCGTCACCTCGCACGGCGAGCCGTTCTCCCACTTCACCTGGGCCTACAAGCTCGCCTGCGACGGCAGCCCCGGCCGCAAGCTGCCCTGGGGGCCCGTCTCCGACATCCAGGTCGCCGACATCGCCGGAGAGCGCAGATCCCTGCTGCTCACCGGCACCCCGCCGCACGAACCGGCCTCCTGGAAGCGCTACCGCGGCGGCGCCACGGGCAGGCTGTGGCTGCACGGGCAGCGGCTGCTCGAAGGGCTCGGGGGCCATCTGCACTCCCCGATGTTCGTCGCCGGCCGGATCGCCTTCCTCTCCGACCACGAGGGCGTCGGCAACCTGTACTCGTGCGCGTACGACGCTTCCGGACTGCGCCGCCACACCGACCACGACGCCTTCTACGCCCGGCACGCCGCCACGGACGGCACCCGGGTCGTCTACCAGTGCGCGGGCGACCTGTGGCTCGTGGACGACCTCTCCCCCGGCGCCGTCCCGCGCCGTCTGGACGTGACGCTCGGCGGGCCCCGGACCGGGCGGCGCCGCTACCAGGTGCCCGCCGCCCAGCACCTCGACGGCCTCACGGTCGACGAGACCGGCCGGGCGAGCGCCGTCGTCGTGCGCGGCAGCCTGTACTGGCTCACCCACCGCGACGGCCCCGCGCGCACCCTCACCGACACCCCGGGCGTCCGGGTGCGGCTGCCGGAGATGCTCGGCGCCGGTGAGCAGGTGGCCTATGTGACGGACGCCGAGGGCGACGACGCCGTGGAGATCGCCTCCCTGCCCCGGGCGACCGGCCAGCGCCCGCCCCGCCGGCTGGCCGCCGGGAAGCTGGGCCGGGTGCTGGAGATGGTGGCCGACCCGGACGGGGAGCGGCTGGCCGTCGCCGCGCACGACGGCCGGCTGCTGCTCCTCGGCACCGACGAGGAGGCGGACGGCGAGGTCACCGAGCTGATCCGGTCGGTCAACGGGCCCGTGCGCGACCTCGCCTTCTCGCCCGACGGGGCCTGGCTGACCTGGTCCCACCCCGGGATCGGGCGGTCGCTGCGGCAGATCAAGCTCGCCCGGATCAAGGACCGGCTGGTCATCGACGTCACCAACGGCCGGTTCGAGGACGAGAACCCGGTGTTCACCCGGGACGGCCGCTACCTCGCCTTCCTGTCCTGGCGCGGCTTCGACCCGGTGTACGACGTGCACACCGGCGACCTGTCCTTCCCGCTGGGCTGCCGCCCCTATCTGGTGCCGCTGTCGTCGGCGACCCCGTCCCCGTTCGCCCTGAACCCCGAGGGCCGTCCGGCCGCCGGGGGCCTGGACCCGGTCGAGCGCGAGGAGGCCGAGGAGGGCGGCGAGGGCGGCGCGGTGACCGTGGAGGCGGAGGGTCTGGAGAGCAGGGTCACCCCGTTCCCGGTCACCGCCTCCAAGTACTCGGGGCTGTACCCGGTCGCGGGCTGCGGGCTGGTGTGGCTGCGCTGGCCGATCTCCGGCGCGCTCGGCGAGACCTTCGCCAACCCGGCCGACACCAGCGGCCGGCCCACCCTGGAGCACTTCACCATCAGCAAGGCGAAGAAGTCGGAACTCGTCGAGAACCTCGACTTCTTCGCGGTCAGCGGTGACGGCACCCGGCTGGTCGTGGTCGACGAGGGCGAGCTGCGGGCGGTGCCCGCCACCGAGCCCGGCGACAGCGACTCCACGGTGTGGATCGACGCCCGCCGCATCCTGCACGAGGCCGACCCGGCCGCCGAGTGGCGCCAGGCCTACGCGGAGGCCGGGCGGCTGATCCGCGCCCACTTCTGGGAGCCCGGTATGGGCGGCATCGACTGGGACGCGGTCCTGGAGCAGTACCGGCCGCTGGTCGAACGGGTCGCCTCCCCCGACGAGTTCGCGGACCTGCTGCGGGAGGTCCTCGGTGAACTCGGCACGTCCCACGCCTATGTCACCGCCGCCCGCCGCAATGAGGGCCCGCCGCACTACCAGCGCCGTCAGGGCCTGCTCGGCGCCAACCTCGTCCGCCGGGAGGAGGGCTGGACGGTCCGGCGAATCCTGCCCGGCGACTCCTCCGACTCCCGGGCCCGCTCCCCGCTGGCCGGCACCGGCATCCGGGAGGGCGCGGTCCTCACCCATGTCGACGGCCGCCCGGTGGACCCGGTCACCGGCCCCTACCCGCTGCTCGCGGGCGCGGGCGGCACGACGGTGGAGCTGACCTTCCGCCCGCCCGTCGCCCCCCACCGCCCGTCCGCGGACGGCCCTTCGGGCTCGCTCGATTCCGGGGGCACGGGCCCGCCGCGCCGGGTCGCGGTCGTCCCGCTGGTCGACGAGACGCCGCTGCGCTACCAGGACTGGGTGGCCAAACGGCGTGCGGTGGTGCGGGAGTTGAGCGGTGGCCGGTGCGGCTATCTGCACATCCCCGACATGGGCGGCTCCGGCTGGGCGCAGTTCAACCGGGATCTGCGCATGGAGATGTCCCGGCCCGCGCTCATCGTGGACGTGCGCGGCAACGCGGGCGGCCACATCAGCGAGCTCGTCGTCGAGAAGCTGACCCGCACCATCATCGGCTGGGACCTCACCCGTGACGCCCAGCCCGTCTCGTACGCCTCCAACGCCCCGCGCGGGCCGGTGGTGGCGCTGGCTGACGAGGCGACCAGCTCCGACGGCGACATGATTACCGCCGCGTTCCGACTGCTGCGGCTGGGCCCGGTGGTGGGCCAGCGCACCTGGGGCGGGGTGGTCGGCATGACCGGCCGGCACCGGCTCGGCGACGGCACGGTGATCACGGTGCCGATGAACGCGGCCTGGTTCGACGTGTACGGCTGGTCGGTGGAGAACCAGGGGGTGGCCCCCGACGTGGAGGCGCTGCGCACCCCGCTGGACTGGGCCGAGGGCCGCTACGCCCAGCTGGACGACGCGGTGCGGCTCGCCCTGGAGCTGCTGGAGACCAACCCGCCTGCCAGGCCCCCCACTTACCGCGACGTCCCCGACCGCTCCCGCCCGAGCCTGCCGCCGAGGACGTGA
- a CDS encoding TetR/AcrR family transcriptional regulator has translation MSEVATTRRSRITPEREAELYRAVLDLLSEVGYDAVTMDAVAARTRSSKATLYRQWGGKAELVVRAMRSQKPGSIADVDTGTLRGDLHTIVGREDDCAMARNAALMRALAMAVHMNDDLRQAFKELLVEPEMEEFRRMIRRAVDRGEVRSDNPALDYMVHMLVGAFATRTLIDDLPPTQEFLTSYIDAVVLPALGVTTH, from the coding sequence ATGAGTGAAGTCGCGACGACGCGTCGCAGCCGGATCACCCCCGAGCGCGAGGCCGAGCTGTACCGGGCCGTGCTCGACCTGCTCAGCGAGGTCGGCTACGACGCCGTCACCATGGACGCCGTGGCCGCCCGCACCCGGTCCAGCAAGGCCACCCTCTACCGCCAGTGGGGTGGCAAGGCCGAGCTGGTGGTCAGAGCGATGCGGAGCCAGAAACCCGGCAGCATCGCCGACGTCGACACCGGAACCCTCCGCGGTGACCTGCACACCATCGTCGGGCGTGAGGACGACTGCGCCATGGCACGGAACGCGGCGCTGATGCGCGCGCTGGCCATGGCGGTCCACATGAACGACGACCTGCGCCAGGCGTTCAAGGAACTCCTGGTCGAACCGGAGATGGAAGAGTTCCGGCGGATGATCCGGCGCGCGGTCGACCGGGGCGAGGTCCGCTCCGACAACCCGGCGCTGGACTACATGGTGCACATGCTCGTCGGCGCGTTCGCCACGCGGACGCTGATCGACGACCTGCCGCCCACGCAGGAGTTCCTCACCTCGTACATCGACGCCGTGGTGCTCCCCGCCCTCGGCGTGACCACCCACTGA
- a CDS encoding MMPL family transporter, whose translation MATFLYRLGRFAFRRRHFVALFWVALLALAGVGAAGAPAAGNSSFSIPGTEAQKAFDLLEERFPGSSADGATARVVFKAPAGEKMTDAGHKATVQQTVEELADGSEVARVADPYQVGGVSKDGTIAYASVSYKVTGMELEDSSRDALEGAAEDARKAGLTVEIGGDALQAVPHTGSAEIIGIGVAAVVLVITFGSLLAAGLPLVTAIVGVGIGVASITALASTLDLGSTTSILASMIGLAVGIDYALFVVSRYRAELAEGRDREDAAGRAVGTAGSAVVFAGLTVVIALVGLAVVNIPMLTKMGVAAAGTVALAVLIALTLIPALLGYAGRRVRPAGEKSKLLGGGRAAKQPQRPNMGTRWASFVVRRPLAVLLLGVVGLGAAAVPAASLELGLPDDGSQPTSTTQRRAYDLLSEGFGPGFNGPLVVVVDAKNSDDPQSVFRQTGDEIKGLDNVVNVAPAQPNKAGDTATITVIPDAKPSSVTTEDLVHDIRDTGADIKAGTDADVLVTGATAMNIDVSQKLNDALVPYLVLVVGLAFLLLIVVFRSILVPLKAALGFLLSVMAALGAVVAVYQWGWLSGLMGVEETGPIMSMMPIFMVGVVFGLAMDYEVFLVTRIREAYVHGEKPGQAVVTGFKYSARVVTAAAVIMMAVFSGFIGSSDSMVRMIGFGLAIAVLFDAFVVRMAIVPAVLALLGKKAWWLPKWLDRALPNVDVEGESLRTPGGTADEDRELVRA comes from the coding sequence GTGGCCACTTTCCTCTATCGACTCGGCCGGTTCGCCTTCAGGCGACGGCACTTCGTAGCCCTCTTCTGGGTGGCGCTGCTGGCGCTCGCGGGCGTCGGCGCGGCCGGCGCCCCCGCGGCCGGCAACTCCTCCTTCTCCATCCCCGGCACCGAGGCCCAGAAGGCCTTCGACCTGCTGGAGGAACGCTTCCCCGGCTCCAGCGCCGACGGGGCGACCGCGCGCGTCGTCTTCAAGGCGCCGGCCGGCGAGAAGATGACCGACGCCGGCCACAAGGCGACCGTGCAGCAGACCGTCGAGGAACTCGCCGACGGCTCCGAGGTCGCCCGCGTCGCCGACCCGTACCAGGTCGGCGGCGTCAGCAAGGACGGCACCATCGCCTACGCCTCGGTGAGCTACAAGGTCACCGGCATGGAGCTGGAGGACTCCTCCCGCGACGCGCTGGAAGGCGCCGCGGAGGACGCCCGGAAGGCCGGGCTGACCGTGGAGATCGGCGGTGACGCCCTCCAGGCCGTCCCGCACACCGGCTCCGCCGAGATCATCGGCATCGGCGTCGCCGCGGTCGTCCTGGTCATCACCTTCGGCTCGCTGCTCGCCGCCGGGCTGCCTCTGGTCACCGCGATCGTCGGCGTCGGCATCGGCGTCGCGAGCATCACCGCGCTGGCCAGCACCCTGGACCTCGGCTCCACCACCTCCATCCTGGCCTCGATGATCGGCCTCGCGGTCGGCATCGACTACGCGCTGTTCGTCGTCTCCCGCTACCGCGCCGAACTGGCCGAGGGCCGGGACCGCGAGGACGCGGCCGGCCGGGCCGTCGGCACGGCGGGCTCCGCCGTGGTCTTCGCCGGCCTCACCGTCGTCATCGCCCTGGTCGGCCTCGCGGTCGTCAACATCCCGATGCTGACCAAGATGGGTGTCGCCGCCGCCGGCACGGTCGCCCTCGCCGTCCTCATCGCCCTCACCCTCATACCGGCCCTGCTCGGCTACGCCGGCCGCCGGGTCCGTCCCGCCGGTGAGAAGAGCAAGCTGCTCGGCGGGGGCCGCGCCGCGAAGCAGCCGCAGCGCCCGAACATGGGCACCCGCTGGGCCAGCTTCGTCGTCCGCCGCCCGCTGGCGGTCCTCCTCCTCGGTGTCGTCGGCCTGGGTGCCGCGGCCGTCCCGGCGGCCTCGCTGGAACTGGGCCTGCCCGACGACGGCTCCCAGCCGACGTCCACCACGCAGCGCCGCGCCTACGACCTGCTCTCCGAGGGCTTCGGCCCCGGCTTCAACGGCCCCCTGGTGGTCGTGGTCGACGCCAAGAACAGCGACGACCCGCAGTCCGTCTTCCGGCAGACCGGTGACGAGATCAAGGGCCTCGACAACGTCGTGAACGTCGCCCCCGCGCAGCCCAACAAGGCCGGGGACACCGCGACCATCACCGTGATCCCGGACGCCAAGCCCTCGTCGGTGACGACCGAGGACCTGGTGCACGACATCCGCGACACGGGCGCGGACATCAAGGCCGGCACCGACGCCGACGTCCTGGTCACCGGCGCCACGGCGATGAACATCGACGTGTCGCAGAAGCTCAACGACGCGCTGGTGCCGTACCTGGTCCTGGTCGTCGGACTGGCCTTCCTGCTGCTGATCGTGGTGTTCCGCTCGATCCTGGTCCCGCTGAAGGCGGCCCTGGGCTTCCTGCTCTCGGTGATGGCGGCCCTCGGCGCGGTCGTCGCGGTCTACCAGTGGGGCTGGCTGTCCGGTCTGATGGGCGTGGAGGAGACCGGCCCGATCATGTCGATGATGCCGATCTTCATGGTCGGCGTGGTCTTCGGACTGGCCATGGACTACGAGGTGTTCCTCGTGACCCGGATCCGGGAGGCCTACGTGCACGGCGAGAAGCCGGGCCAGGCCGTGGTCACCGGGTTCAAGTACAGCGCCCGGGTGGTGACCGCCGCCGCCGTGATCATGATGGCGGTCTTCTCCGGCTTCATCGGGTCCAGCGACTCGATGGTCAGGATGATCGGCTTCGGACTCGCGATCGCCGTCCTCTTCGACGCGTTCGTCGTCCGCATGGCGATCGTCCCGGCCGTCCTCGCCCTGCTCGGCAAGAAGGCCTGGTGGCTGCCGAAGTGGCTGGACCGCGCGCTGCCGAACGTCGATGTCGAGGGCGAGTCCCTGCGCACGCCGGGCGGCACGGCGGACGAGGACCGGGAGCTCGTCAGGGCCTGA
- a CDS encoding YbaK/EbsC family protein has protein sequence MTTAATDAEGSGAHPRFAEALRERGLGDVVPKVRRFPDATRTAAEAAAAIGCELSQICKSLIFAADGVPVLVLMDGASRVDVERVREELGAEKVTRARADVVRETTGYAIGGVPPFGHRTRTRVLADRSLLDHATVWAAAGTPYTVFPMEPKTLIAHAGGTLVDVRERPE, from the coding sequence ATGACGACAGCCGCCACTGACGCCGAGGGCTCCGGAGCCCACCCCCGATTCGCCGAGGCCCTGCGGGAACGGGGGCTCGGGGACGTCGTCCCGAAGGTCCGCCGCTTCCCCGACGCCACCCGCACCGCCGCCGAGGCGGCCGCCGCGATCGGCTGCGAGCTGAGCCAGATCTGCAAGTCCCTGATCTTCGCCGCGGACGGCGTGCCCGTACTGGTCCTCATGGACGGGGCGTCACGCGTCGACGTCGAGCGGGTCCGGGAGGAACTCGGCGCCGAGAAGGTCACCCGCGCGAGGGCCGACGTCGTGCGCGAGACCACCGGGTACGCCATCGGCGGCGTGCCCCCCTTCGGGCACCGCACGAGGACCCGCGTCCTCGCCGACCGCTCCCTCCTCGACCACGCCACCGTGTGGGCGGCGGCAGGTACCCCGTACACCGTCTTCCCGATGGAACCCAAGACGCTGATCGCCCACGCCGGCGGCACCCTGGTGGACGTGCGCGAGCGCCCCGAGTGA
- a CDS encoding EamA family transporter — MTPLVTAAVLLAAVTHAGWNALAHRITDKLAGFALISGGGLLIGLAAVPFVPFPAAGAWPYLGCSAAVHIAYYALLMKSFRLGDFGQAYPIARGSAPLVVTVLAAAFAHEVPDGRAAAGIALSCAGLTGVALWGLRGHRPDWAAIGAALATGLTIAAYTVVDGLGVRASGSSLGYIAWLMAVQGTVIPAYVLWRWRRRAGTLLRPYAGLGLLGAALSVAAYALVLWAQTRAALAPIAALRESSVIVGAVIGAVFFKERFGAPRIAAAGLLVVGIGLMLHAG, encoded by the coding sequence GTGACCCCGCTGGTCACCGCGGCCGTCCTGCTCGCGGCGGTCACCCACGCCGGCTGGAACGCCCTCGCGCACCGGATCACCGACAAGCTGGCCGGGTTCGCGCTGATCTCCGGCGGCGGGCTGCTGATCGGGCTGGCGGCGGTGCCGTTCGTGCCGTTCCCGGCGGCCGGGGCGTGGCCGTACCTCGGCTGCTCGGCCGCCGTCCACATCGCGTACTACGCGCTGCTCATGAAGTCCTTCCGGCTGGGCGACTTCGGCCAGGCCTACCCGATCGCCCGCGGCAGCGCGCCCCTGGTCGTCACCGTCCTGGCCGCCGCGTTCGCCCACGAGGTGCCGGACGGCCGGGCCGCCGCCGGGATCGCCCTGTCCTGCGCGGGGCTGACCGGCGTCGCCCTGTGGGGCCTGCGCGGGCACCGGCCCGACTGGGCGGCGATCGGGGCGGCCCTGGCGACCGGGCTGACCATCGCCGCGTACACGGTCGTCGACGGGCTCGGCGTCCGCGCCTCCGGTTCCTCCCTGGGCTACATCGCGTGGCTGATGGCGGTCCAGGGCACGGTGATCCCGGCGTACGTCCTGTGGCGGTGGCGGCGCCGGGCGGGCACCCTGCTCCGGCCGTACGCCGGCCTCGGACTGCTGGGCGCCGCGCTGTCCGTCGCGGCGTACGCGCTCGTCCTGTGGGCCCAGACCCGCGCGGCCCTCGCACCGATCGCGGCCCTGCGGGAGTCGTCGGTCATCGTGGGCGCGGTGATCGGGGCCGTGTTCTTCAAGGAGCGCTTCGGGGCGCCGCGCATCGCCGCCGCCGGGCTGCTGGTCGTCGGGATCGGGCTGATGCTGCACGCCGGATAG
- a CDS encoding DUF1876 domain-containing protein translates to MMHTAVGWHVELEFMEDDQHTRAAALVRLPDGSEVRASGHATRHHTDANQPRVGEEVAGARALNELAMQLLTKAHSEIDTASGRTSHPIHV, encoded by the coding sequence ATGATGCACACCGCAGTGGGCTGGCATGTGGAACTGGAGTTCATGGAGGACGACCAGCACACCCGCGCGGCCGCGTTGGTCCGGCTGCCCGACGGGAGCGAGGTGCGGGCGAGCGGCCACGCCACCCGCCACCACACCGACGCGAATCAGCCAAGGGTCGGGGAGGAGGTCGCCGGCGCACGGGCGTTGAACGAGCTCGCCATGCAGTTGCTGACCAAGGCGCACAGCGAGATCGACACCGCGTCGGGCCGCACCTCGCACCCCATCCACGTCTGA
- a CDS encoding serine hydrolase domain-containing protein — translation MDGNTDVHGTVAEGFEPVRAAFVRNFGTLGERGAAVAVYRDGRRVVDLWAGTRDVDGTEPWQRDTAQVVRSATKGVAAAVLLLLHQRGELDLDAPVAEHWPEFKAHGKDRTLVRHVLNHRAGLPVLDHPLGLEEAADPARAAEAVAAQAPVWEPGTDHGYHALTYGWLLDELVRRVTGRGSGEWIASEIAAPLGLDLWVGLPDAQAHRVGRVGRIEGPEPSSGVLRARPKRSVTEAYADPSSLTRRAFAAITPFPDQNDPAFRAAALPAANGVATADGLARFYASLTGPVDGVRLLEPATVERARAEESAGPDRVLVVGTRFGLGYMLHGGASPFLAPGSFGHPGRGGSLGFADPESGVAFGYVTNGFRRTVTADPRAQALVRAVRQSLTP, via the coding sequence GTGGACGGGAACACCGACGTGCACGGCACGGTGGCCGAGGGCTTCGAGCCGGTCCGGGCCGCGTTCGTACGGAACTTCGGGACGCTCGGTGAGCGGGGCGCCGCCGTCGCCGTGTACCGGGACGGGCGCAGGGTCGTCGACCTGTGGGCCGGGACGAGGGACGTCGACGGCACCGAGCCCTGGCAGCGGGACACCGCCCAGGTCGTGCGCTCCGCGACCAAGGGCGTCGCCGCCGCCGTCCTCCTGCTGCTGCACCAGCGCGGCGAGCTGGACCTGGACGCGCCGGTCGCCGAGCACTGGCCCGAGTTCAAGGCGCACGGCAAGGACCGGACGCTGGTTCGGCACGTGCTGAACCACCGCGCCGGTCTCCCCGTCCTCGACCACCCGCTCGGCCTGGAGGAGGCGGCCGACCCGGCCCGGGCCGCCGAGGCGGTCGCCGCCCAGGCCCCCGTCTGGGAACCGGGCACCGACCACGGCTACCACGCGCTCACCTACGGCTGGCTGCTCGACGAGCTGGTCCGGCGCGTCACGGGCCGGGGCTCCGGCGAGTGGATCGCCTCCGAGATCGCCGCTCCGCTGGGCCTGGACCTGTGGGTGGGGCTGCCGGACGCGCAGGCCCACCGGGTGGGCAGGGTCGGCCGGATCGAGGGCCCGGAGCCGTCGTCCGGGGTGCTCCGCGCCCGCCCCAAGCGCTCGGTCACCGAGGCCTACGCCGACCCGTCCTCCCTCACCCGCCGTGCCTTCGCCGCGATCACCCCGTTCCCCGACCAGAACGACCCGGCGTTCCGCGCGGCGGCCCTGCCCGCCGCCAACGGGGTCGCGACGGCGGACGGACTCGCCCGCTTCTACGCGTCCCTGACCGGGCCGGTCGACGGCGTCCGCCTCCTGGAACCCGCCACCGTCGAACGCGCCCGCGCCGAGGAGTCGGCGGGCCCCGACCGGGTCCTGGTCGTCGGCACCCGTTTCGGCCTCGGCTACATGCTGCACGGCGGCGCCTCCCCCTTCCTGGCCCCGGGCTCCTTCGGCCACCCCGGCCGCGGCGGCTCCCTCGGCTTCGCCGACCCGGAGTCCGGCGTCGCCTTCGGCTACGTCACCAACGGCTTTCGCAGGACGGTGACCGCGGACCCCAGGGCCCAGGCGCTGGTACGGGCGGTACGGCAGTCCCTGACGCCGTAG
- a CDS encoding energy-coupling factor ABC transporter ATP-binding protein, with the protein MDPVSTASLEVSGLAFAYPDGHQALFGVDFSLARGERVALLGPNGAGKTTLVLHLNGILTGGTGTVTVAGLPVGKRHMAEIRRRVGIVFQDPDDQLFMPTVREDVAFGPAAAGLKGAELEERVDRALARVGMAEYKDRPPHHLSFGQRRRVAVATVLAMEPEILVLDEPSSNLDPASRRELADILRSLDVTVLMVTHDLPYALELCPRSLILSDGVIAADGGTADLLGDDALMRAHRLELPYGFDPRSVPAPPGRP; encoded by the coding sequence ATGGACCCTGTGAGCACTGCTTCCCTGGAGGTCTCCGGCCTCGCCTTCGCCTACCCCGACGGCCACCAGGCCCTGTTCGGCGTCGACTTCTCCCTCGCGCGCGGCGAGCGGGTCGCGCTGCTCGGCCCCAACGGCGCCGGCAAGACCACCCTGGTGCTCCACCTCAACGGCATCCTCACCGGCGGCACCGGCACGGTCACCGTGGCCGGACTGCCCGTGGGCAAGCGGCACATGGCGGAGATCCGGCGGCGGGTCGGCATCGTCTTCCAGGACCCGGACGACCAGCTGTTCATGCCGACCGTGCGGGAGGACGTGGCGTTCGGCCCGGCGGCGGCCGGGCTGAAGGGGGCCGAACTGGAGGAGCGGGTGGACCGCGCCCTCGCGCGGGTCGGCATGGCGGAGTACAAGGACCGGCCCCCGCACCACCTGTCCTTCGGCCAGCGGCGCCGGGTGGCCGTGGCGACGGTCCTCGCCATGGAGCCGGAGATCCTGGTCCTGGACGAGCCGTCCTCCAACCTCGACCCCGCCTCCCGCCGGGAACTGGCCGACATCCTGCGCTCCCTCGACGTCACCGTCCTGATGGTCACCCACGACCTGCCCTACGCCCTGGAGCTGTGCCCGCGCTCGCTGATCCTCAGCGACGGGGTGATCGCGGCGGACGGCGGCACGGCGGACCTGCTCGGCGACGACGCGCTGATGCGCGCCCACCGCCTGGAGCTGCCGTACGGATTCGATCCGCGGTCGGTGCCGGCCCCGCCCGGCCGCCCCTGA